The Luteolibacter arcticus genome has a window encoding:
- the dnaE gene encoding DNA polymerase III subunit alpha — MSDSFVHLHLHTEYSLLDGLARTKEIAAKAKEYGMPAVAMTDHGNLFGAIEFFQSCKKAGVKPIFGCEIYLAPQNLEDKKDIPGRKRACHMTLLAETDEGWTNLQKLVSLGHLEGLYHGKPRVDRTALRKFAKGVICLTGCISGPVNEWLLLGDEAKARETMGELVDIYGKENVYVEIHDHGLEPQRKITPGLLKLAAEFGLKPVAANDVHFVNRSDHEAHDVMICIGTGRLIIDENRMRYTPEVYFKSAEEMRTLFAEIPGACDATLEIAERCNVEIKLDSTSSEKYPQFDSPDGSPREEYLMRWCQEGLLKRYTPERAASAEVQERLKYEVNIINQLGFASYFLITADFIQWARDQDIPVGPGRGSAAGSLVAYAMGITNICPLQFGLLFERFLNPERVSPPDVDIDFCQSRRPEVIDYVRQKYGERSVSHIITYGTLGAKSVLRDVARVMGVSYGDADRLAKMIEAKPGVTLKGEFEAKPELKEMIEASSTYQELWQYALKLEGLTRNVGIHAAGVVIGDRSLDEHVPLTRGNEGEVVTQYDMGAITEVGLLKMDFLGLKNLTVIQDAVEHIRRHIPDFEIEKVPLDNKPTFDILNRGETMGVFQLESGGMVETCRKYQIEKIDDIIDLLALYRPGAMQFIDQMIEVKKGRKKPFYEHPLLEQVCGNTYGVMIYQEQVQNAAKVLAGYTLGGADLLRRAMGKKDPKKMAEERSKFVEGAARVNNINEKLANAIFEKIEMFAGYGFNKSHSACYGHISYWTAYLKANFPVEFMSGLLSNEINNTDKIGVFVAECHRMGIEILPPDLNKSKLRFAPEQLASGAFAIRYGLAAIKNVGEGAMAFAIADREKNGLFTTIEDFSNRLDSKSVNKRILENLIKAGAFDWTGETRSGMTSRLEQIVASASSAQKDRASGQVSMFDAMDFGTAPAASTMTAVAVEEWSKDDRLAHEKELLGFYVTGHPLDKFRGVLDSDKFMKLGLLDEIEVSNPRDRFPFAGMIRTLESKVTKSGKPFGVMVVEDFTGSAEVVMWGESFVPARDAGVLAAGKVIRFKAQIQVDDRTDSRRLTGSEINELKPRGSSATKGAVELTLWTARHSERDLQEIRTALSTSPGKVPVFLHFQNSAGRRATVELGEGYHVKRTDTLDRALGRWMD, encoded by the coding sequence ATGTCCGACTCCTTCGTCCACCTTCACCTGCACACTGAATACTCGCTCCTCGACGGTCTCGCCCGGACCAAGGAGATCGCCGCGAAGGCGAAGGAATACGGGATGCCGGCGGTGGCGATGACGGACCACGGCAACCTCTTCGGGGCCATCGAGTTCTTCCAATCCTGCAAGAAGGCCGGGGTGAAGCCGATCTTTGGCTGCGAGATCTATCTGGCGCCGCAGAATCTGGAGGACAAGAAGGACATCCCCGGCCGCAAGCGGGCCTGCCACATGACGCTGTTGGCGGAGACCGACGAGGGGTGGACGAATTTGCAGAAGCTCGTTTCCCTCGGCCACCTCGAGGGTCTCTACCATGGCAAGCCGCGGGTGGACCGCACGGCGCTCCGCAAGTTCGCGAAGGGGGTGATCTGCCTCACCGGCTGCATTTCCGGCCCGGTCAATGAGTGGCTGCTGCTCGGCGACGAGGCGAAGGCCCGCGAGACGATGGGGGAGCTGGTGGACATTTACGGCAAGGAGAACGTTTACGTGGAGATCCACGACCACGGTCTGGAGCCGCAGCGGAAGATCACGCCGGGGCTGCTGAAGCTCGCCGCGGAATTCGGGCTCAAGCCGGTGGCGGCGAATGACGTCCACTTCGTGAACCGCAGCGACCACGAAGCGCACGACGTGATGATCTGCATCGGCACCGGCCGCCTGATCATCGACGAGAACCGGATGCGCTACACCCCGGAGGTGTATTTCAAGTCGGCGGAGGAAATGCGGACGTTGTTCGCGGAGATCCCCGGTGCGTGCGATGCGACGCTGGAGATCGCCGAGCGCTGCAATGTGGAGATCAAGTTGGATTCGACGAGTTCGGAGAAGTATCCGCAGTTCGATTCGCCCGATGGTTCGCCGCGTGAGGAATACCTGATGCGCTGGTGTCAGGAGGGCTTGCTGAAGCGCTACACGCCGGAACGGGCGGCGAGTGCCGAGGTGCAGGAGCGCCTCAAGTACGAGGTGAACATCATCAACCAGCTCGGCTTCGCGTCGTACTTCTTGATCACTGCCGACTTCATCCAGTGGGCTCGCGATCAGGACATTCCCGTCGGGCCGGGTCGTGGTTCGGCGGCCGGTTCGCTGGTCGCCTACGCGATGGGGATCACGAACATCTGTCCGCTTCAGTTCGGCCTGCTGTTCGAGCGCTTCCTCAATCCCGAGCGCGTCAGCCCTCCCGACGTCGACATCGACTTCTGCCAGAGCCGCCGGCCGGAGGTCATCGACTATGTCCGGCAGAAGTACGGCGAACGTAGTGTTTCCCACATCATCACCTACGGCACCCTCGGTGCGAAGAGCGTGCTGCGGGACGTCGCCCGCGTGATGGGCGTCAGCTACGGCGATGCCGACCGGCTGGCCAAGATGATCGAGGCCAAGCCCGGGGTGACGCTGAAAGGCGAATTCGAGGCGAAGCCGGAGCTGAAGGAAATGATCGAGGCCTCCTCGACCTATCAGGAGCTGTGGCAATACGCGCTCAAGCTCGAAGGACTGACCCGCAACGTCGGCATCCACGCGGCCGGTGTGGTGATCGGCGACCGCTCGCTGGACGAGCACGTCCCGCTGACCCGCGGCAATGAAGGCGAAGTCGTGACCCAGTATGACATGGGCGCGATCACCGAGGTCGGCCTGCTGAAGATGGACTTCCTCGGCCTGAAGAACCTCACCGTGATCCAGGATGCCGTGGAGCACATCCGCCGCCATATCCCTGACTTCGAGATTGAGAAGGTGCCGCTGGATAACAAGCCCACCTTCGACATCCTGAACCGAGGGGAGACGATGGGTGTGTTCCAGCTGGAATCCGGCGGGATGGTCGAGACCTGCCGGAAGTACCAGATCGAGAAGATCGACGACATCATCGACCTTCTCGCACTCTATCGACCGGGCGCCATGCAGTTCATCGACCAGATGATCGAGGTAAAGAAGGGGCGCAAGAAGCCCTTCTACGAGCACCCGCTGCTGGAGCAGGTCTGCGGCAACACCTACGGGGTGATGATCTATCAGGAGCAGGTGCAGAACGCTGCCAAGGTGCTCGCCGGCTACACGCTCGGCGGCGCCGACTTGCTGCGCCGCGCGATGGGTAAGAAGGACCCGAAGAAGATGGCCGAGGAGCGCTCGAAATTCGTCGAGGGCGCGGCGCGGGTGAACAACATTAATGAGAAGCTGGCCAACGCGATCTTCGAGAAGATCGAAATGTTCGCCGGCTACGGCTTCAACAAGTCCCACTCCGCCTGCTACGGCCACATTTCGTATTGGACCGCCTACCTGAAGGCGAATTTCCCGGTGGAGTTCATGTCGGGCTTGCTCTCGAACGAAATCAACAACACCGACAAGATCGGCGTGTTCGTCGCGGAGTGCCACCGCATGGGCATCGAGATCCTGCCGCCGGACCTGAACAAGTCGAAGCTGCGGTTCGCGCCGGAGCAGCTCGCGTCCGGTGCGTTTGCGATCCGCTATGGCCTCGCCGCGATCAAGAACGTGGGTGAAGGCGCGATGGCGTTTGCGATTGCGGACCGTGAGAAGAACGGACTCTTCACGACCATCGAGGACTTTTCCAACCGCCTCGACTCGAAGTCGGTGAACAAGCGCATCCTAGAGAACCTGATCAAGGCGGGAGCCTTTGATTGGACCGGGGAGACCCGATCCGGGATGACGTCACGGCTCGAGCAGATCGTGGCCAGCGCTTCTTCAGCGCAGAAAGACCGGGCCTCGGGACAGGTGTCAATGTTCGATGCGATGGACTTCGGCACCGCGCCCGCGGCAAGTACGATGACTGCCGTAGCTGTGGAGGAGTGGAGCAAGGACGACCGCCTTGCCCACGAGAAGGAGCTGCTCGGCTTCTACGTCACCGGCCATCCGCTCGATAAGTTCCGCGGGGTGCTCGACTCGGACAAGTTCATGAAGCTGGGCCTACTGGATGAGATCGAGGTCAGCAATCCACGCGACCGCTTCCCCTTCGCGGGGATGATCCGCACCTTGGAAAGCAAGGTCACCAAGAGCGGCAAGCCCTTCGGCGTGATGGTCGTCGAGGATTTCACCGGCTCCGCCGAAGTCGTGATGTGGGGCGAGTCCTTCGTCCCGGCTCGCGATGCCGGGGTGCTGGCGGCCGGCAAGGTGATCCGCTTCAAGGCGCAGATCCAAGTGGATGACCGCACCGACTCGCGCCGCCTGACCGGCTCCGAGATCAACGAGCTCAAGCCGCGCGGCAGCTCGGCGACGAAGGGCGCGGTGGAACTCACGCTATGGACGGCACGCCACTCGGAGCGCGATTTGCAAGAGATCCGCACGGCTCTTTCCACCAGTCCCGGGAAGGTGCCCGTGTTCCTTCACTTCCAGAACAGCGCCGGCCGTCGTGCGACGGTGGAGCTCGGGGAAGGCTACCATGTGAAGCGCACCGACACGCTGGATCGCGCGCTCGGGCGGTGGATGGATTGA
- a CDS encoding DUF7133 domain-containing protein: MHQSSPFFAFSLVVSSVSALPEGFVMREFAGPPDADYPAAITAAANGDVYVSSDQNGSLGHKKNMGRIIRCRDKDGDGKADDFIKFVPDVDSPRGGHFVGDTLYLIHPPFLSSFRDTNGDGVADEKKVLVTGLGGGIEHPRGADHTTNGVRMGIDGWLYISVGDFGTFPAKGTDGSSFTLYGGGVIRVRPDGTQVEPYALMVRNICDTAISPELDLFSRDNTNDGKGWNTRFHHYTQLGDHGYPRLYQNFADEAIKPLADYGGGSGTGALWLSEPGFPAEFTDALFSTDWTTGTVHYHPWKKAGASFTVEQKTFEKLPHATDVDVDGNSHLYLADWRNGGFDFSGPGKPVGMVFQVTFPGQTPAKYQDVTKAGDADLLKLLGSASAVQRLEAQREILKRGKKPEFAEGVFAVAKDTKLSVSARTAAVWTFKQLYGKDSTKYLAELVSDETMREQALRALADRSSELAGVPVKAFVDSLKDKNPRVVLQALIGLQRLKAKDAAPAIFAASGDWREEGISPRLQHTAVQVLASLGNTPAGLKAVEDTATRKLALQSLQKVHSMDVVNGLLALFGKSADLELRYDVLSSLSRLYFKEKEWDLKSWWNTRPDDRGPYYETAEWEGTAKIKPAIEKGFGMVAPDRQNALLDVLGKNRLPVAELKLAGVDPVLAALGAKELNPTQLMLLVAAAKEPKRPFPQRVEAYKSLAKGGEDSSMPHRLAVLATWSQEKNLPAEAAQHISDFVNAPDRGKQIPSLREIAAKQGNAASRIAWKAMLTVLNSPLAKDDAKKKIQGEVDKTPREVGFFQAIADLKLAGFDKQIEQGMKWDNSELINAAKAAKDAVAAAGSGGKKVAELPVADVAKAAMTGKGDIANGGRLFTSQGCIACHAIDPKAEQKGPYLGASGAKFTRDYLIDSILEPNKVVAQGFQTSMIKLKNGTAHMGFVTAEADGIVEVRDIAGQVSKIKRADIAEETHMPTSMMPPGLAGTLTVEDFTSLIEYLVSLKATGG; the protein is encoded by the coding sequence ATGCACCAATCCAGTCCATTTTTCGCATTTTCGTTGGTCGTAAGTAGCGTTTCAGCGCTCCCGGAGGGATTCGTGATGCGCGAATTCGCCGGGCCGCCGGACGCCGACTACCCGGCCGCCATCACCGCCGCCGCAAATGGCGACGTCTACGTCTCCTCCGACCAGAACGGCTCGCTGGGTCACAAGAAGAACATGGGGCGGATCATCCGCTGCCGTGACAAGGACGGCGACGGCAAGGCGGACGACTTCATCAAGTTCGTGCCGGACGTGGACAGCCCGCGCGGCGGCCACTTCGTCGGGGACACGCTTTATCTGATCCACCCGCCCTTCCTGAGCAGCTTCCGCGATACGAATGGCGATGGCGTGGCGGACGAGAAAAAGGTCCTCGTCACCGGTCTCGGCGGCGGCATCGAGCACCCGCGCGGCGCCGACCACACCACCAATGGTGTCCGCATGGGCATCGATGGCTGGCTCTACATCTCGGTCGGTGACTTCGGCACCTTCCCGGCGAAAGGCACCGATGGATCCTCCTTCACCCTCTACGGCGGCGGCGTGATCCGGGTCCGGCCGGATGGCACCCAGGTGGAACCCTACGCGCTGATGGTCCGCAATATCTGCGACACCGCGATCTCCCCAGAGCTGGACCTTTTCAGCCGCGACAATACCAACGACGGCAAGGGCTGGAACACCCGCTTCCACCACTACACGCAGCTCGGCGACCACGGTTACCCGCGGCTCTATCAGAACTTCGCCGATGAGGCGATCAAGCCGCTGGCCGACTACGGCGGTGGCTCCGGCACCGGTGCCCTGTGGTTGAGCGAGCCGGGTTTCCCCGCAGAGTTCACCGATGCGCTGTTCTCCACCGACTGGACCACCGGCACCGTCCACTACCACCCGTGGAAAAAAGCCGGCGCGAGCTTCACCGTGGAGCAAAAGACCTTCGAGAAACTGCCCCACGCGACCGACGTGGATGTCGATGGCAACTCGCACCTCTACCTCGCCGACTGGCGCAATGGTGGCTTCGACTTCTCCGGCCCGGGCAAGCCGGTCGGCATGGTCTTCCAGGTCACCTTCCCCGGTCAGACGCCGGCGAAGTACCAGGACGTGACCAAGGCCGGCGACGCGGATCTGCTGAAGCTCCTCGGCTCGGCAAGTGCAGTGCAGCGTCTGGAAGCGCAGCGCGAAATCCTCAAGCGCGGCAAGAAGCCGGAATTCGCGGAAGGCGTCTTCGCCGTGGCGAAGGACACCAAGCTCTCGGTCAGTGCCCGCACCGCAGCCGTGTGGACCTTCAAGCAGCTCTACGGCAAAGATAGTACCAAGTATCTCGCCGAGCTCGTTTCCGACGAGACGATGCGCGAACAGGCACTGCGCGCATTGGCCGACCGCAGTAGCGAACTGGCAGGCGTGCCGGTGAAGGCATTTGTCGATTCCCTGAAGGACAAGAACCCGCGCGTGGTGCTCCAGGCCTTGATCGGTCTCCAACGCCTCAAGGCAAAGGATGCTGCACCCGCGATCTTCGCCGCCTCGGGCGACTGGCGCGAGGAAGGCATCTCGCCCCGCCTCCAGCACACCGCCGTGCAAGTGCTCGCCTCGCTTGGCAACACTCCGGCCGGCCTCAAGGCCGTGGAAGACACCGCCACCCGCAAGCTGGCGCTGCAATCCCTCCAGAAGGTCCACTCTATGGATGTGGTCAATGGCCTGCTGGCACTCTTCGGCAAATCCGCCGATCTGGAACTCCGCTACGATGTCCTGTCGTCGCTCTCCCGCCTCTACTTCAAGGAGAAGGAATGGGATCTCAAGAGCTGGTGGAACACCCGCCCCGACGACCGCGGTCCCTATTACGAGACCGCGGAATGGGAAGGCACCGCCAAGATCAAGCCGGCCATCGAAAAGGGCTTCGGCATGGTCGCACCCGATCGCCAGAACGCCCTGCTCGACGTGCTCGGCAAGAACCGCCTGCCGGTCGCCGAGCTGAAGCTCGCCGGTGTCGATCCGGTGCTCGCAGCGCTCGGCGCGAAGGAACTCAATCCGACCCAGCTCATGCTGCTGGTCGCCGCCGCCAAGGAACCGAAGCGTCCCTTCCCCCAGCGCGTGGAGGCCTACAAGTCGCTCGCCAAGGGCGGGGAGGATTCCTCGATGCCGCATCGCCTCGCGGTGCTGGCCACGTGGAGCCAGGAAAAGAATTTGCCCGCCGAAGCAGCCCAGCACATCAGCGACTTCGTCAATGCACCCGACCGCGGCAAACAGATCCCGTCCTTACGCGAGATCGCCGCGAAGCAGGGCAATGCCGCCAGCCGCATCGCGTGGAAGGCCATGCTCACCGTGCTCAACAGCCCGCTCGCCAAGGACGACGCAAAGAAGAAGATCCAAGGTGAGGTGGACAAGACCCCGCGTGAAGTGGGCTTCTTCCAAGCCATCGCCGACCTCAAGCTGGCCGGCTTCGACAAGCAGATCGAGCAGGGCATGAAGTGGGATAACTCCGAGCTGATCAACGCCGCGAAAGCCGCGAAGGATGCTGTCGCCGCCGCGGGCTCCGGCGGCAAGAAGGTCGCCGAACTACCCGTCGCCGACGTGGCCAAGGCCGCCATGACCGGCAAGGGTGACATCGCCAACGGTGGCCGGCTCTTCACTTCCCAGGGCTGCATCGCCTGCCATGCCATCGACCCGAAGGCCGAGCAGAAGGGCCCCTACCTCGGTGCCTCCGGTGCCAAGTTCACCCGCGACTACCTGATCGACTCGATCCTCGAACCGAACAAGGTGGTGGCACAGGGCTTCCAGACCTCGATGATCAAGCTCAAGAACGGCACCGCCCACATGGGCTTCGTCACCGCCGAAGCCGACGGCATCGTAGAAGTCCGCGACATCGCCGGCCAGGTCAGCAAGATCAAGCGCGCCGACATCGCCGAGGAAACGCACATGCCCACCTCGATGATGCCGCCCGGCCTCGCCGGGACCCTCACCGTGGAAGACTTCACCTCACTGATCGAATACCTCGTCTCGCTCAAGGCGACCGGGGGCTGA
- a CDS encoding DUF4419 domain-containing protein — protein MITFQVSEVERAEAPLQTTTVQESLAGRLRLPFEASAANLPLLVESEGFHGFLLAAHRAFMDHRPLVLSPDDVWVCIAQGFAIHVDQIAETLRRRLVPHEGQAKIIVIRNEFRRGSPDNDWQGCFREFSDEIGSYLGSTRDLITAGFSTTGAIEKAASEIVLMAAMRHYFDYELVTRCGIPNVTLLGTEEDWRSIRRRAEALTDFDLGWWMRALLPVLDQFVAAAEGRADREFWRSFYKWNGFSGGPFVSGWINALFPYLEGRARVGSPLLVRNDGVVGLMHEGINADRFPSGMSVAPFIWDYFGIKIPMKLFGGFAGVSQDPETLALRPAIGWAVAEDVGSGG, from the coding sequence GTGATCACCTTCCAAGTCAGCGAAGTGGAGCGGGCGGAGGCGCCCTTGCAGACGACGACTGTCCAGGAATCCTTGGCTGGCCGGTTGAGGCTTCCATTCGAAGCTTCTGCTGCAAATCTACCGCTCCTCGTGGAAAGCGAGGGTTTCCATGGCTTTTTGCTCGCGGCTCATCGTGCGTTCATGGATCACCGTCCGCTGGTTCTTTCGCCGGATGACGTGTGGGTATGCATTGCCCAGGGCTTTGCCATTCACGTGGACCAGATCGCAGAGACCCTGCGGAGGCGGTTGGTGCCACATGAGGGACAAGCCAAGATCATCGTGATCCGGAATGAGTTCCGCCGGGGCTCTCCCGACAATGACTGGCAGGGCTGCTTTCGCGAATTCTCGGACGAGATTGGATCCTATCTTGGAAGCACGCGCGATCTCATTACTGCCGGTTTTTCCACGACCGGAGCCATCGAGAAGGCTGCCTCCGAGATCGTTCTGATGGCGGCGATGCGCCATTACTTCGACTACGAATTGGTCACCCGATGCGGGATTCCGAACGTCACGCTTCTCGGAACGGAGGAGGATTGGAGATCGATCCGGCGGAGAGCCGAGGCTCTCACCGACTTCGATCTGGGGTGGTGGATGCGCGCGCTGCTTCCCGTGCTGGATCAGTTTGTCGCTGCCGCCGAGGGGCGTGCCGACCGGGAGTTCTGGCGCTCATTCTACAAGTGGAATGGTTTCTCAGGTGGCCCTTTCGTGAGCGGATGGATCAACGCCCTCTTTCCTTATCTCGAGGGTCGGGCTCGGGTCGGCTCGCCGCTGCTCGTTCGCAACGATGGGGTGGTGGGCCTGATGCACGAGGGAATCAATGCTGACAGGTTCCCGTCGGGAATGTCGGTAGCGCCATTCATTTGGGATTATTTCGGAATCAAGATTCCGATGAAGCTCTTCGGAGGCTTTGCGGGAGTCTCGCAAGACCCGGAGACTTTGGCATTGCGGCCGGCGATCGGTTGGGCGGTGGCGGAAGATGTTGGAAGCGGAGGATAG
- the gloA2 gene encoding SMU1112c/YaeR family gloxylase I-like metalloprotein, with amino-acid sequence MKIERLHHAAIIASDYSRSKAFYTEVLGLHILAETYREARDSWKLDLELPDGTQIELFSFPDPPKRPSYPEACGLRHLAFTVADVEEAVALLETKGVTVEPVRIDELTGKRFTFFADPDGLPLELYEA; translated from the coding sequence ATGAAGATCGAACGCCTCCACCACGCCGCCATCATCGCCTCGGACTACTCGCGATCGAAAGCCTTCTACACCGAAGTCCTCGGCCTGCATATCCTCGCGGAGACGTATCGCGAGGCGCGGGACTCGTGGAAGCTGGATCTGGAGCTTCCCGACGGCACGCAGATCGAGCTGTTCTCGTTTCCCGATCCGCCGAAGCGGCCGAGCTACCCGGAAGCCTGCGGCTTGCGGCATCTGGCATTCACGGTGGCGGATGTCGAAGAAGCAGTGGCTCTGTTAGAGACGAAAGGCGTGACGGTGGAACCGGTGCGCATCGACGAGCTGACCGGCAAACGCTTCACCTTCTTCGCGGATCCCGATGGCTTGCCGTTGGAGCTTTATGAGGCATAG
- a CDS encoding TA system VapC family ribonuclease toxin, whose protein sequence is MPGLIDTNVLLYAANSSCGEHPAARDFLTAAATSADRWYLTDAILYEFLRVATHPKVFPRPLTWREAFDFLRPLIACEAFTILESGPRHWELLEKELPALAHPSGNLFFDIRTTVMMRERGIRTIYTRDKDFLQFRGIEVVDPFSPP, encoded by the coding sequence ATGCCCGGCCTGATCGACACGAACGTCCTGCTCTACGCCGCGAACTCCTCGTGCGGCGAACACCCGGCCGCCCGCGACTTCCTCACCGCCGCCGCCACCTCGGCGGACAGGTGGTATCTCACGGATGCGATCCTCTACGAATTCCTCCGGGTCGCGACTCATCCCAAGGTCTTCCCCCGCCCGCTTACCTGGCGGGAGGCCTTCGACTTCCTGCGCCCGCTTATTGCCTGCGAGGCATTCACGATCCTGGAGTCCGGGCCGCGCCACTGGGAACTGCTGGAAAAGGAGTTGCCCGCGCTGGCCCATCCTTCCGGGAACTTGTTCTTCGACATCCGCACCACCGTCATGATGCGGGAGCGCGGCATCCGGACGATTTACACCCGGGACAAGGACTTCCTGCAGTTCCGCGGCATCGAGGTGGTCGATCCCTTTTCCCCGCCGTGA
- a CDS encoding sugar phosphate nucleotidyltransferase, giving the protein MIRKAFLPGAGLGTRLRPLTDLLPKPLVPLFHRPLIEWAMESCRAAGITDFAINTHHLAEKWEMVDGRWEMDGEGLVGGNGLSSKMGTWRGLPLHLFHEPDLLETGGGVKNIEAWAGGESVLIHNGDIFSSLPLCRLIAAHEASGNPVTLALRSQGKAKHIAIDGDLAIDIRAMLGRAEGTHVFSGIYCFTPELLGLIPPREKISVIPAFLELAKQGRLGAIVLDDGDWRDLGDPAAYLAAHRELALAPAIHAEARIDPTAVIERSVIGPRAEIAAGAVVRDSVVWPGAKVGVGEQVESRIVTG; this is encoded by the coding sequence GTGATTCGCAAGGCATTCCTTCCCGGTGCCGGGCTCGGCACGCGGCTGCGACCGCTGACCGACCTGCTGCCCAAGCCGCTGGTCCCGCTTTTTCATCGCCCGCTGATCGAGTGGGCCATGGAATCGTGCCGAGCGGCCGGGATCACGGATTTCGCGATCAATACGCATCACCTGGCGGAGAAATGGGAGATGGTGGATGGGAGATGGGAGATGGATGGCGAAGGCCTTGTGGGTGGCAACGGCTTGTCCTCGAAAATGGGGACCTGGCGGGGGCTGCCGCTGCATCTCTTCCACGAGCCGGATCTGCTTGAAACGGGTGGCGGCGTGAAGAACATCGAAGCGTGGGCCGGCGGGGAGAGCGTGCTGATTCACAATGGCGACATCTTTTCCTCGCTGCCGCTCTGCCGGCTGATCGCTGCCCACGAGGCCTCGGGGAATCCGGTCACGCTGGCGCTGCGCTCTCAGGGCAAGGCCAAGCACATCGCCATCGATGGCGACCTGGCCATCGACATCCGGGCAATGCTCGGCCGTGCCGAGGGCACCCATGTTTTCTCGGGCATCTATTGTTTCACGCCGGAGCTGCTGGGTCTGATCCCGCCGCGCGAGAAGATTTCGGTCATCCCCGCTTTCCTTGAGCTGGCGAAGCAAGGGCGGCTTGGGGCGATCGTGCTCGACGATGGCGACTGGCGCGACCTTGGTGATCCGGCGGCTTACCTCGCTGCCCATCGTGAGCTGGCGCTGGCGCCGGCGATTCATGCTGAGGCCCGCATTGATCCGACGGCGGTCATCGAGCGGAGCGTGATCGGGCCGCGTGCGGAAATTGCTGCAGGCGCGGTGGTGAGGGATTCCGTCGTCTGGCCGGGCGCGAAGGTTGGGGTGGGGGAGCAGGTCGAGTCGCGGATCGTGACTGGATAG
- a CDS encoding antitoxin — MKTEVFRSGNSLAVRLPSGFEMPCGEVTIRREGRRVVIEVLTSDAWPEGFFESIRMDREDFGREKAVYREKAL, encoded by the coding sequence GTGAAAACGGAGGTGTTTCGGTCCGGGAACTCGTTGGCGGTGCGCTTGCCCAGTGGCTTTGAGATGCCCTGCGGCGAAGTAACAATCCGCCGCGAGGGGCGTCGTGTGGTCATCGAAGTGCTGACCTCGGATGCTTGGCCCGAAGGGTTCTTTGAAAGCATCCGCATGGATCGCGAAGACTTCGGCCGCGAGAAGGCGGTTTATCGGGAGAAGGCGTTGTGA
- a CDS encoding GNAT family N-acetyltransferase, with amino-acid sequence MFPIADRYWEGHLNCPAGELFSKPLQIVIHGEELQGYRGALALFRDGAATVSIPPDRATELRGLLDGLDNGITPAKFAEALSPVAALVLGPAYLGYTTDIGGADASAARALNDQDAAAVESLRQACSEEEWDHGGPSLEVPCSGVFCDGQLAALAGYEIWSGTIAHIYIVTHPGFRSRGFGRIAVAHLAKRALAAGLLAQYRTLDANTPSIRIAESLGFQRYATSMAVRLDPTS; translated from the coding sequence ATGTTCCCCATCGCGGATCGCTACTGGGAGGGCCACCTCAACTGCCCGGCCGGCGAACTCTTCTCCAAGCCGCTCCAGATCGTGATCCATGGCGAGGAGTTGCAGGGTTACCGCGGGGCACTGGCGTTGTTCCGCGACGGGGCTGCCACAGTCTCGATTCCGCCGGACCGCGCGACGGAACTTCGTGGATTGTTAGACGGCCTTGATAACGGCATCACACCGGCAAAATTCGCCGAGGCGCTTTCGCCGGTGGCTGCACTGGTGCTCGGCCCCGCTTACCTCGGCTACACGACGGACATCGGCGGTGCCGACGCGTCAGCCGCCCGTGCCCTGAATGATCAGGACGCAGCCGCGGTGGAAAGTCTCCGCCAGGCATGTAGCGAGGAGGAATGGGACCACGGCGGTCCCTCGCTCGAAGTTCCCTGTTCGGGCGTCTTTTGCGACGGACAACTCGCTGCCCTCGCCGGTTACGAAATCTGGAGCGGCACCATCGCGCATATCTACATCGTCACGCACCCCGGTTTCCGCAGCCGTGGCTTCGGCCGCATTGCCGTCGCCCATCTCGCCAAACGCGCCCTTGCTGCCGGACTGCTTGCACAATACCGGACACTTGATGCGAACACGCCGTCAATCCGCATCGCGGAGTCGCTCGGCTTCCAGCGCTATGCGACTTCGATGGCGGTGCGGTTAGACCCGACTTCGTGA